Part of the Ignavibacterium album JCM 16511 genome, TCTTCAACATGATCAATCTCTCCTACCGGCGGCATTTCAGCCGGATTATCTACGATAATCTTTTCACCTTTCTTTGTGTAAACAATGTATTCGACATTTGGTAGAGTAGTGATAATTGATTGATTGTATTCACGAAGCAATCGTTCCTGAACAATCTCCATATGAAGCAATCCAAGAAAGCCGCAACGAAAACCAAATCCAAGAGCAGCGGAAGTTTCAGGTTGATAAACCAAAGCCGAATCATTCAATCTGAATTTTTCAAGCGCATCTCTTAAATCTTCAAAATCGTCTGATGAAGTTGGATAAAGTCCACTATAAACCATTGGTTTAACTTCTTTATATCCTGGCAGAGGTTCTGCAGCACCATTTTTAGCGTGAGTGACTGTATCACCAACTTTGGTGTCGTGAACATCTTTAACACCCGCAATCAGATAACCAACATCACCTGCAGTAAGTTGATCTGTTTTAATTCGCTTCAGTCCGAGTACGCCAATTTCTTCTGCATCAAATTCTTTATTTACTTTAAAGAACTTAATTCGCTCTCCGGTTTTCAAAGTTCCATTAACAACACGAATGTAAGCTATTGCACCACGATAAGAATCGAACAGAGAATCAAATATTAGTGCCTGCAAAGGAGCATCAGGATCGCCGGTTGGAGGCGGAACTTTGCTAACTATTGTTTCAAGTAATTCTTCTATTCCAATTTTTGCTTTTGCACTTACGAGATGAATATCTTCCTTTTTACAACCGAGCAAATCAATTATCTGTTGGGAAACTCTGTCAATCTCAGCACTTGGCAAATCAATTTTATTTATGACAGGAATTATCTCTAATCCTGCTTCAATTGCTAAATAAAGATTACTTATCGTCTGAGCTTCTACACCCTGAGCAGCATCAACAACAAGAATTGCGCCTTCGCAGGCAGCAAGTGATCTTGATACTTCATAAGTGAAATCAACATGTCCGGGAGTATCAATCAGATTAAGAACATAATCCTGACCATCTTTAGCACGATAGTGCATTTGAATAGCATGAGATTTTATTGTTATTCCGCGTTCGCGTTCTAGTTCAAGATCATCTAAAATCTGATCTTTCGCTTCCCTTTCGGAAACTACACCGGTTTTTTCAAGCAGGCAATCTGCAATTGTTGATTTACCGTGATCAATATGAGCTATTATGCAAAAATTTCTGATGTTGTTCATCGTTTCCCTTAAATTCAATGCAAATATAATGATAAAATGAGAACCAAGATAAGACTGAAGATTAGTATCAACATTCAGTTTTTAGTTGAGCTGTGCTTTAATATTGTATCGTATATAATACCCTCTCTTAAAGCATATTCGGAAAGTGTGATATTTTTTATTTCAAATAAATCGAAAACTGTTTTCAGAATAATTATTCCTGCCGGAATTATATCTGCGCGCTTTAATTCCATTCCCGGCAATGAGATTCTTTCAGCAGGAGTTTTGCGTCTTATAATTTCTTTATAAACAAAATTCAGTTCATCAGAAGTGAATGTTATTTTGTTGATTGATTTTTTCTTCGGCTTATTGAATAATTCCTGCACAAGGATTGCTGAAGCTACAATTGTTCCTGATGCGCCAATTACCTGATCAATTTTCTTTTCACTAATTAAATATTTGATATAACTGATTTGCGCTTCCACATAAGAATGACAAGCCTCAACCGAATCTTTTTTCAGAATAAAATCCGGAAAAAATTTTTTACTAAGGCGAACGGCTCCGATCTTTACACTTTCGGTGATAACAGGATTTCCTTTTTCAGCATAAATAAATTCAGAACTACCACCGCCTATATCAATGCATAAAACATTTTTCTGTTCCACATCAATAGCACTTTTAATTCCATAGAAAATAAGTTTTGCTTCCGTTCTTCCGTCAACAACTTCAATATCAATCCCAATCTTATCTCTGACTGCTTTAACAAACTTATCTTTATTCTCTGCTTCACGAACTGCACTTGTTGCAACAGCTCTGATTGAAGCTCCGTAATGTTCAGCAAGCATCTTATAATTTTTCAATATATCAATCGCTTTTTCGATTTCGCCTTCGGATATTACCGAAAGGTCTTCGCCTTTATGCGAACCAAGACGAATAACTTCTCTTTGCTTATCAAGAAGTTTGAAAGTATTGTCATTCTGAATTTCAACTATTACAAGATGGAAAGAATTCGTACCAATGTCGATTGCAGCAATTTTGTTATTAGTTTTCATCTTTGGTTCTGTTTTTAATAATTTGGCTTGCAAGTTCATAAACATCCTGAACTGTTATATCATCGATTAGTTCTGTTTTACGAATAAAAAATTTATTAGCTCCAATGGGTGCCCAATTGTATGGGTTGGTTGGACCAAATAAAGAAATCTGCGGAGTTTTAGTCGAACCTGCGATGTGCATTGTTCCTGTATCATTTGTGATAAATAAATCTGCTAAAGAAATCAATGCAGCTACCTGAGTGATTTCCATATTCTTGAAAACAGGTAGTTCAACTAAAGATTTTGATTTCACATAATTCAATTCTTCATTATCAGCGTCACTTCCTGTCAGAAAGAAAGTACAATTAAAATTCTGATTCAGAAGTTCAATCAGTTCAACATATTTCTGTAATGACCATCTGTTTTGCGGTTTACCAGCACCAACATGAAGTCCTATAACGAGTGATGAATTTTCTTTTTTAATTTCACTCAAAAATTTTTTTGCTACAGAGATGTCATTATCATCAAAATTAATTTCTGAGGTAAAGTCATTTGTATCTATTCCAAATGGTCTTACTAAATCAAGAATTCTTTCTGCAACATGCGAATCGGGATGTTTTCTCCAGTCAATATTTATTCGTCTGTCAAAAAAGTACTGACTGTCGTTTATTTTGCCGTCAAGTGATTTAGGTCCGACTCTTATTTTCGAATTTGAAATTCTTGCGAGAAGATTACTCGTGAAAGATATCGAAACTGTAACAGGTACAAATACTGCATCATATTTTCTTCTTAACAACTTAATTAATCTTATCAGATAAAAGGGATTAAAAAGTTTTGTTTTATCAAACACAAAATGTTCATCGATGAATCGGTTTTTCAATAAACCTTTAAAGTTTTCTTTGCTTAGAATGATCGTGAGTGAAGCATCAGGAAATTTTTCTTTAATTGCACGAAGAAGAGATATTCCGGCAAGTAAATCTCCAAGCTGATTGTGTTGTCTTACAATCAATATTTTTTTTATTTGAGTCAGTTCGGTCGAATTTTTTTCAGGAACTTCGAGAAGTTTTCTAAGAGATGCAATAATCAGGTCAGATAAAAAATTTTCCTTTGCCATTCATTTATTTTTTTCTTTATCGTTCTTTATTTCGGTGTACTTTGCTTCCTCGACATCTTCATACTTTGATTTAACTCTTTTCCGTTCGTGCACTTTTGTTTTAACATCGCTTGATGTATAACCTTTGATAAAGTTTCTTACAATTCTGTAAACAAGAAAGAACAACAAAAGTAATAGCAATAACCTTAACATTATAAAACTCTCCTTGTTTCAGGATTAAAGTATTCAATCAATCCTCTGTCTTCTCTGAAAATCTGCCGGAATAATTCTTCAAAGTCATTTTCATTATTTACAAAATCTATTTCAGTTGAGTTGACTATGAGAAGCGGAGTTGAATTATAACGGAAGAAAAAATGATTGTAAGCATCACTCAATTCTTCTATGTAACTTCTTGTCAGATTTTTTTCAACTGCTCTGCCGCGTTTTTTAATGTTGAACATCAAACGATCAATACTTGATTGAAGAAAAACAACTAAATCCGGTTTACGAAGAGTGCGGGCAAGCAAAGGATAAAGTGATTCGTATAATTTTAATTCATCGCCTGTTAGATTGAGATAAGCGAATATTCTGTCTTTTTCAAAAATGTAATCTGAAACAATGTAATTTAAAAATAAATCCTCCTGAATAAGTTCTTCCTGTTGCTTAAATCGGTTTATGAGAAAAAACATCTGAGTTTGAAAAGCATATCTTCTTCTGTCATTATAGAATTTTTCGAGAAAAGGATTTGTTTCAAACTGTTCGAGAACAATTCTTGCATCAAGTCGAGCTTTTAGTTTTTTTGCAAGAGCAGTTTTACCAGCTCCAATTACACCTTCAACGGCAATGTACCGAAGTTCAGAGTTGTTATCCAATCTCTTTCTCCTCTTTTAAAATTTTTTCATCAATCTTTGAAATAATTGTTCTGTCTTTAATCTTATTTAATAATTGATCAGCTGTCAGTTTGTAAACCGGGTGAATAACTTTTCTGTCAATTTCTGCTAATGGTAAAAGCACAAAATCCCTTAAATGCATTTCCTTATGCGGCAAAGTTAAAACATCATCAGATAAAATTAAATTGTTGAACAAAAGAATATCAAGATCAATTTCACGCGGTCCCCAATGTGCTCTGTGAATTCTTCCAAGCATCAGTTCAAACTTTTTCAGCAATTCAAAAAGTTTAAAAGGAGTTAAGTTCGTTTGAATTTTAATTACTGCATTATAAAAGTTCTGCTGATTGTGATTCCCGAAAGGTAAAGATTCATATACAGATGAAACCGCAAGTAGCTGAATTCCTTCTGTCTCGTTAATCAGATTTACTGCTTTCCTTATATTCTCAATTCTGTTTCCTAAATTGGAACCAATGCCAATAAAAGCTGTATGTTGTTCGTGAGACATTATAAATCTTTTCTTTCTTTTATAACTTCAACTTCAACACAGTCAACAACGCCTCCGAGCGGAGGATTGTTTTTACGAATTCTTACAGCAACTTTGTTTATTGTCTGAAAGTTAATCAATAGTTCATCTGCAATTCTTATTGCCAGCGATTCAATCAGATAATATTTTTGTTCGAGAGCCATTCGGTATAAAAACTTATAGACTTTGTGATAGTCTATTGTTTCGTGTAATGAATCTTTCTTTGCCGCACTTGAAAAATCAGTGTAGATATCAACATCAGCTTCAAATTTACCACCAACACTTTGTTCTTCACTGCGAACTCCGTGATAGCCATAAAATGTCGCTTTCTTTATCCGGATAATATTTTCCATAAGAATCCTTTTTCGACAGTACAAAGTTAAGAAATCTGTTTACAACAATTATCTAAATTTTTATTTCTTTTACTTTCTGAAAAGCAATTCCGTAAAGATTTGCAATCAAAAGACCAATAAGAACGAACGCAGACCCAATCAGATGTTGAGTAGTGAGAACTTCATTGTAAAAAATCCATCCAAGAATTAATGCAACAACAGGAGTAATGAACGCGATCAGAGAGAGAATTACTACATTGATTTTTTTCATCAACCAATAAAATGCTGTAAATGTAACAACACTTCCGAACAAGGCAAGATAAAGAACTGCAAAGATTCCCGCCTCGTGTAAAGAAATGCTTGATGTATTCTCTGCAAACAAACCAATCAGTGTTCCGGAAATTCCTGCAATCAACATTGGAATAAAATTCATTGAAAGTGGATTAAGATGTCTACCATATTTTTTAAGTGTTACTGCAATGTATGCCTGCATTATTCCACTTAACATAACTGCAAACATCCCTAGCAGATAATCAGAAATTGTAAAGGAAAATGAATCAGAAAAAATGACTACTATTCCTGCAAAACCAAATATCATTCCAATTGTTTTTCCAATTCCGATTTTTTCATTTGGAATCATGAAGAAAGAAAAAATTGCTACAAAGAAAGGATAAACTCCAAATAATACTGCAGCAAGTCCTGAAGGCACAAACTGCTCAGCCCAATAAACCAGTCCGAATGGAATTACAAATGATAGAAATCCCATTTGAAGATAAAGTTTTACAGACAGTTTATCTTTCTGAAGTGAAATACCTTTTAATCGCATAACAATAAAAATTGCGACCGAGGCGATTAAAAATCGTAAGCCGCCAGAAAGAAAAGGAGTAAAGGATTCCAGACTAATTCTTATTGCAAGCCAGGTTGAGCCCCAAATAAAACATAGCAATAGATATGTGAAGATTATTTTAAATGTTTCTCTTGTCATTTTTTTATAGCTATCAATCCTAATGATCTTCCGGATTTTATTCCATCTCTTCTGTATGAATGGAGCAGTTCACTGTATTCATAAGTACATAAATTTGATTTCTGAATATGTGAAATGGGAATGCCTCTGTTTATAAGCATGTCGTAATTAGCTCCGGCAACATCAAGAAAGAATTTGTTATTAATTAACTTCAAATATTTCCCATCAAATTGTTCGGCAACTTCTTTTCCAACTTCGTAATTTGCCTGAGAAATTGAAGGACCGATATAAACAAATAAATGTTCAGGTTTACAATTAAAATCGTTAAGCATAATCTGCAAAGTTTTATCAACAATTTTTTCTTTAGTACCACGCCAACCGGAATGAATGGCAGCAATTACTTTTAGCTTGAAATCATAAATATAAACCGATGTACAGTCAGCAGCAGAGATTACCAATCCAAGATTAGTTTTTTCAGTTATCATTGCATCACTTTCACCACAAACACTAGCTGAATCAACCACAGTTACTATATCGGAATGAATCTGTCTTGGCAATGAAATGTTATCAGAAGTTAATCCAAAGTAATTAAAAAATGCTATTCTGTTCTCATTTACTGATTTTTCATCATCACCAACTGAATGGGATAAATTGAAAAAGTATGGTGCTTTTCTGTTTAACCCAATTTTGGTGCTAAATCCGCAGACTATTTCAGGAAATCTGTTGAAGATATATGGTTTTATGATGAACAATCTGAATCTTTCAAAAAATTGTGAGCAAATTTAACTGAAATCATGTTCTTCTTAAACTTTATGATAAGTCAAAGTAATGAATAATTGAGTGAAATTTTAAATAGTGTTATATTAAGCCACCAATTTTCAGAATAAAGGAAAACGAATTGAAAATATTAGTCTCCAACGATGATGGAATTGACTCAGCCGGAATTCAGGCCCTTGTAAAATCATTAAGAGAAATTGCCGATGTAACTGTTGTTGCTCCACATCAGGAACAAAGCGCTGTTGGACATGCAATCACAATGCAAACACCACTGCGGGTTTTCGAATATCATAAAGATGGAAAATTTTTTGGCTATGCTATTGATGGAACTCCTGCCGATTGTGTTAAAATCGGAATTAGAAATCTGATGACCGAACCACCAGATTTGATGGTATCAGGAATTAATCACGGTTCAAACACAGCAATCAACATTATTTATTCAGGAACTGTTTCAGCAGCAAGAGAAGCTGCAATTATGGATGTACCTTCAATTGCTATTTCAGTTACAAGTCATTCCGTTAAAGATTTTTCATTTGCTGCAAAGGTTGCCAAAATACTTGCGCTCGAAGTTCATCAAAAAGGATTGCCAAAAGGTACAATGCTTAATGTTAATGTTCCCAACCTTCCTGAAGAAGAGATTGCAGGAATTCTTTTGACCAAACAAGGTAAATCTAAGTGGGATGATATTTATGAAAAGAGGGTTGACCCTTATGGAAGAAATTATTATTGGCTTACAGGCAATCTTGTTGAAGTAGATCATTCGCTTGAATACGATCAGGCAGCGATAAGAAATAATTATGTTTCCGTAACTCCAATTCATTTTGATCTGACTGATTACAAAACTTTCGAAGAAATGAAACAATGGAAAATTGAAAATCTGTTGAATGCCAAAGCTTATCGAGATATTTCAAATTGATGCTTTTACAGCTGAACCATTTACTGGGAACTCAGCCGCAGTTGTGCTTAATGATTTCCTTTCAGAAAACGAAATGAAAAGTATTGCGGCTGAAATGAATCTTTCAGAAACTGCTTTTCTCTCTCACTCGAATGAAGCCGGCTTTAATTTAAGATGGTTTACTCCTAAAAATGAAGTTAATTTGTGCGGACACGCTACAATCGCTTCGATTCACTTTCTCTTCGAAAAAAATCTGATTGAAGAAAACTCACACATTACTTTTAAAACAAAATCAGGAATTATTAATGCCGGCATTTCTGCAAATAAGTACTGGATGCAGCTTCCCAAAATAAGTTTCGAAAAAATCACTGCAGAGCTGACAGATATTTTTTCTGCTTTTGGGATAAATTCATCACAAGTAAATAGAGAAATTTTTGTCGGAACAAACAAATACCTTTTTATTGGAGTTGATAATCTTCAAACTCTGTTTAATCTTGAAATTGATTTTAATAAACTTTCAAAAATTATTTCTTCACAAAATAAATTTTGTGATATAGCAATTTACACATTACAAACTTTGGAAGACGATTCATTAGCACATTTAAGATTTTTTGCTCCTGCAGAAGGAATTTTTGAAGATCCTGTAACTGGTTCCGCAGCAGGTCCTCTATTGTTGTTGCTTTATCAGCAAAATCTTATTAAAAATTTTTCAGACGATAGAATTTACAAAATGGAACAAGGAGACATTCTCAATAGAAAAGGTCGGATTGGAGTTTCATACAATCATAAAAGTGATGTTTTGAAAATTCACGGAAATGCTGTAACCATTCTTAAAGGAAATTTAATAATCTGATGTTCGGTTATGATAAAATAGAATTTAGTTTGTCTTTTAGCTGGATAATTTTTTCTCTGCTGATTCTTATTGCTCTCGCCTATTCAGTTTATGTTTATCGATTTACACTTCCGCCGGTTTCAAACCTGAAGAGATTTACACTGGCTTTAATCAGATTCTTAGCTCTCACTGTTTTGATTCTTGTTTTCTTCGAACCTGTTATTTCACTTGAAAAGAAAATAAAGGTTGAACCTCTCAACCTCGTATTTATTGATAACAGTAAGTCGATGCAAATTAATGACCGAACTCAGCGAATTGAAAAAACTATCTCACTTCTGAATGAACTGAGCAAATCAGATTTGAAAAATAATTTACTTTTTTATTCGTTTGGTTCAGGAATAAAACAGCTTGGCGAAAATAATTTTTCAGAATCACTTAACTTTAATGAAAGCTCTACAAATCTTAGTAAAATTTTTAATCCGGAATTATTCAAAGATAAAAACATTGCTTCAATTACTGTCATTTCGGATGGTGTAATTACCGAAGGAAGCACACCAACATATCAGGTAGAAAAACTTGGAAAGCCGGTTTTTACAGTAGCGATTGGTGACAGCAGCCGGAAAAAAGATGTTGCAATAAAAAATGTTTTATTCAATGAATATATTTATGCTGAAACGCCAACAACTATCTCAGCAACAATAATCAATAACGGATTTCCAGAGCAATCAATCACTGCTTCATTATATGAAGGAAATAATCTGATTGAACAACAACAAATTGTACTTGATAAGAGCGGAATAAATTCGGTTAACTTTAATTACATACCAAAAGAAAGTGGTGAAAAAAAACTTACTGTGAGAATCAATAATCTTGAAAACGAAACTTCTGCTGCAAACAATGTTTATCCTTTTTTTCTGAATGTCCGTAGCAACAAAATAAAAATCCTGATTATTGCAGGCAGTCCTTCGCCGGATTTAACTTTTATTAAAAATGCACTTCAAAGAGAAAATAATTTTCAGGTAAACACATTGACTGAAGCGAGCGGTTCTAACTTGCTTGAGATTAATCCCAATCAAAAAATTGATAGTGCAGATGTTCTTTTCCTTCTGGCTTTTCCCACAAGAGAAACATCACAGGAAATATTTAATAGGATTAAAGACAAAATTCTGAATAAGAACACACCATTCTTCCTGATGTTGAACAACTCGGTTGATTTAACAAAGTTGTTACAAATTTCAAGTCTGATGCCCGTTACAATTCAGAATTTCCGCGGTGATTATTTAGTTGCTCAACCTGATTTGAACACCGATGAAATAAACAATACGATAATCTCATCAAATATTAATTTAAGCGACTGGAATAATCTTCCTCCAATTCTTTATTCAGCAGGAACTATTACTTCAAAAGCGGAAAGCAAAGTGCTTAGCTTTATCAAAGTTGAAACGAACAGACTAAAGCAACCGCTGATTGTTTCAAGGAATCTTGCCTCCAAAAGAAGTTTATGTTTTATCGGAAAAGATTTTTGGAAATGGAAACTTCAAACTGCAACAAAGAATATCGGATTGTATGATAATCTGATAATAAATATTGCAAAGTGGTTAAGTGTCACTGATGAGCAAAAGCAATTCAAAGTTAGAACGATTAGGAAATTTTATTCGGCGGGTGATGATGTTGAGTTTGTTGCTGAACTATACGATGAAGCACTTAACCCATTGAATGATGCCGAAGTTGAAATTAAAATTAAATCATCTGACAACGAATTTGATTTACAGTTGAATTCAATAGGCAATGGATTGTATGAAGGAAAAATAAAGTTGATGAAACCTGGTGATTATAATTTTTTTGCTGAAGCAAAATTAAATCAAAAATCTTATAAAAAAGATTCGGGAAAATTCAATGTTGGTGATATTGATATTGAAATGATTGAACCGAGAATGAATTTTGAATTACTTAATGATCTTTCTTTCAGAACTGAAGGAAAAATTTTTATGCCCGATGAAGTTAATTCACTTCTGACAGAATTAAGAAAAAGTATTAATAAAGTTTCTGATGAGAAAATAGTTGAGTCACAATTTAAATTGTGGTCAAATGAATGGATGCTTGTAATTGCTGTTCTTCTATTTAGTCTTGAATGGTTTATCAGAAAACAATCAGGAATGCTTTAGTCTCTTATGCGAAAAGAAATCTTTAACAAGATATTTGATTTCTTCCTGCCGCGAATCTGTCCTGCCTGCAATCATAAACTGAATCCAACTGAAGAAATAATTTGTGACAATTGTTTCGATAAATTAAAACTAACTCCTGAATCACTAATTGCAGAAGAATATCATAAGAAATTTTCAATTAAAAAATATATAAGAGATTTTCATCCCGTTTTCATTTTTGAAAAGGATAGAGAAATTCAGCATATCATTCACGCATTAAAATATAACAGACGCTCTCATATTGGGATCTATTTTGGAAAAATTATTGGAAATCAGATAAAGGATAAACTTGATAATTGGGAAATTGATTTGATTATTCCTGTTCCTCTGCACAAAGTGAAGAAAGCTGAAAGAGGTTATAATCAATCAGAGTTTATTGCCAGAGGAATATCAGCTCAGACAGGAATTCGGTGGAACAAAAAAATTATAAGCAGAAAAAAATATACTGAAACACAAACTCATCTTACTGCAGAAGAACGCCAGTCAAATGTTAAAGATGCTTTCAAGCTAAAAGATAAGAATGCAGTTGATGGTAAAAATATTTTGCTCGTTGATGATGTTATCACAACTGGTTCAACAATATCTGAGTGTGCACATCAGTTAATTCTTGCAGGTGCAAAAGAAATTTATGCAACTTCAATCGCTATAGCTGAATAAATCACATTTGTTCGGGTGCAGAAACTCCTAAAATGCTCAGACCATTCTTGATTACTATTTTAACAGCGTTAACTAATGCCAAGCGGGCTTCAGCTACATTCTTTTCTGAACCAAGTATTCTTCTGAATGTATAAAATTTATGGAACAGAGTTGCAAGTTCTTCGAGATAAGTACAGATTCTATGAGTTTCAAAATTTTCTGCTGCATACAGAACTTCTTCTTTGAATAAATTCAACTTTTTCAGAAGCAGAACTTCTTCAGGTGAATTGAGTAAATGCAGATTATTATAATCCGGCTGAAGATTTTCTTTCGCAACAGTTCTGATAATTGAACAAATCCTTGCGTGTGCATATTGAAGATAAAAAACCGGATTTTCATCAGATTGTTTTTTTGCAAGTGTAAGATCAAAATTCATATGAGAAGTAATATTCCTCATATTGAAAAAATATCTTACAACATCTTTTCCAACTTCGTCTACAAGTTCATCTAAAGTTATATAATTCGCTTTTCGGGTTGACATCTTTACAATTTCACCATCTTTGATAATAGTAACAAACTGATGAATCAGAACTTTGACTTTGTTAATATCATAACCAAGCGATTGAAGTCCTGCTAAAACATCCGGATATGTTGCATTGTGATCTGAACCGAATAAATCAACAATCAAATCATAACCGCGTTGGAATTTAGTGATATGATAAGCAATATCCGGTAATCTGTAAGTCGGCTCACCAGTTGATTTAACAATAACTTTATCCTGTTCTTTTCCCAACTCAGTGAGTTTTAGCCATACAGCACCATCTTTTTCATAAGATAAATTTTTCTCTTTAAATTTTTTCAGAAGGTCATCAATCTTACCTTCTTCATAAAGAGAATTTTCATTAAAAAATATTTTATGAATGATATTAAGATTATTCAAAGATTTTTTTATGTCTTTAAAGATTTCCCTTTCAGCAGTTTGTTTGAAGATTCCTTCGGCATCTTCATTCTTCAGTTTAGCGCCATATTCATCCAATAACATTCTGGCAATATCTTTAATGTATTCACCCTGATAATAATCTTCCGGGAATTCAATCTGCTCACCGAGTAATTCAAGGTAACGCAGTCTCACTGAATCGCCAAGCACACGCATCTGTCTGCCGGCATTATTAAAATAGTATTCACGATCAACTTCAAATCCAATCCATTCAAGCAAATTAGCAATCGTATCACCAACAACTGCATTTCTGCCGTGACCAACTGTTAAGGGTCCGGTTGGATTAGCTGAGACAAATTCCACATTTGCCTTTTTACCTTTGAATTTATCAGAGCGACCAAAGTTTTCATTTTCTGACACTATCTCTGAAATAATTTTTGAAAAGAAAACCGGATTGAAAAAGAAATTTATAAATCCGGGACCAGCAATTTCTACTTTCAAAATTATGTTTGAATCAATCTCCAATGAATTTATAATAAGCTGTGCAATTTCTCTGGGATTTTTTTTCAACTTCTTTGATAAAAGCATTGCAGCGTTAGAGGATAAATCACCATGCTCTTCTGATTTGGGAATATCAAACTGAAGAGAAATTTCTTTCAGTTCAGGAATCTTTACTGCTGCCTGATTAAAAAGATATTGTAAATATTCTTTCAACTTTTACTACTCTTTCTTCTGGTTGTGGTTCTGGTTTTTGTGGATGAAGTTTCTTTAATCTTAACTTCCTTTTGTGGTTCAGCTTTTTTAAGTGCAGGATCTTCAACAACCCAGCCTGGAGCATCGCCCCAAAGTTTTTCAAGATTATAAAACTCTCTTGCTTCTTTGCGAAAAACATGCACAACAACATCAACATAATCAAGTAAGACCCATTGTAATGCGGTATAACCTTCTTTGTGCCAGCATTTAATTCCTTCATCACGAAGTTTATCATCAATTTCATCTGCAATTGCTTTAACCTGTGTATCCGAATCGGCCGAGCATATTACGAAATAATCAGCAAATGAAGCGAGGTTTTTTAAATCAATAATCTTAACATCATAACCTTTTTTATTAAAAACGAGATTTGCAATTTTTTCTGCGAATAATTTTGAATCCAAGTTTTCTCCTTAATGATTTAAT contains:
- the lepA gene encoding translation elongation factor 4, which translates into the protein MNNIRNFCIIAHIDHGKSTIADCLLEKTGVVSEREAKDQILDDLELERERGITIKSHAIQMHYRAKDGQDYVLNLIDTPGHVDFTYEVSRSLAACEGAILVVDAAQGVEAQTISNLYLAIEAGLEIIPVINKIDLPSAEIDRVSQQIIDLLGCKKEDIHLVSAKAKIGIEELLETIVSKVPPPTGDPDAPLQALIFDSLFDSYRGAIAYIRVVNGTLKTGERIKFFKVNKEFDAEEIGVLGLKRIKTDQLTAGDVGYLIAGVKDVHDTKVGDTVTHAKNGAAEPLPGYKEVKPMVYSGLYPTSSDDFEDLRDALEKFRLNDSALVYQPETSAALGFGFRCGFLGLLHMEIVQERLLREYNQSIITTLPNVEYIVYTKKGEKIIVDNPAEMPPVGEIDHVEEPYMKAQIVTPSEYVGNIMKLAMDKRGVYKNTTYIDPTRADLQFEFPLSEIIFDFYDKLKSVTRGYASFDYEFIGYRESDLVKLDILLNGEPVDALSMIVHRSKAYDWGRKVCSKLKDLIPRQMFEINVQAAIGTKVISKSVIKALRKNVLAKCYGGDITRKRKLLEKQKEGKKRMKQVGNVEIPQEAFLAVLQIDE
- a CDS encoding DMT family transporter translates to MTRETFKIIFTYLLLCFIWGSTWLAIRISLESFTPFLSGGLRFLIASVAIFIVMRLKGISLQKDKLSVKLYLQMGFLSFVIPFGLVYWAEQFVPSGLAAVLFGVYPFFVAIFSFFMIPNEKIGIGKTIGMIFGFAGIVVIFSDSFSFTISDYLLGMFAVMLSGIMQAYIAVTLKKYGRHLNPLSMNFIPMLIAGISGTLIGLFAENTSSISLHEAGIFAVLYLALFGSVVTFTAFYWLMKKINVVILSLIAFITPVVALILGWIFYNEVLTTQHLIGSAFVLIGLLIANLYGIAFQKVKEIKI
- a CDS encoding deoxynucleoside kinase, producing the protein MDNNSELRYIAVEGVIGAGKTALAKKLKARLDARIVLEQFETNPFLEKFYNDRRRYAFQTQMFFLINRFKQQEELIQEDLFLNYIVSDYIFEKDRIFAYLNLTGDELKLYESLYPLLARTLRKPDLVVFLQSSIDRLMFNIKKRGRAVEKNLTRSYIEELSDAYNHFFFRYNSTPLLIVNSTEIDFVNNENDFEELFRQIFREDRGLIEYFNPETRRVL
- a CDS encoding Ppx/GppA phosphatase family protein, translating into MKTNNKIAAIDIGTNSFHLVIVEIQNDNTFKLLDKQREVIRLGSHKGEDLSVISEGEIEKAIDILKNYKMLAEHYGASIRAVATSAVREAENKDKFVKAVRDKIGIDIEVVDGRTEAKLIFYGIKSAIDVEQKNVLCIDIGGGSSEFIYAEKGNPVITESVKIGAVRLSKKFFPDFILKKDSVEACHSYVEAQISYIKYLISEKKIDQVIGASGTIVASAILVQELFNKPKKKSINKITFTSDELNFVYKEIIRRKTPAERISLPGMELKRADIIPAGIIILKTVFDLFEIKNITLSEYALREGIIYDTILKHSSTKN
- the folB gene encoding dihydroneopterin aldolase; the encoded protein is MENIIRIKKATFYGYHGVRSEEQSVGGKFEADVDIYTDFSSAAKKDSLHETIDYHKVYKFLYRMALEQKYYLIESLAIRIADELLINFQTINKVAVRIRKNNPPLGGVVDCVEVEVIKERKDL
- the folK gene encoding 2-amino-4-hydroxy-6-hydroxymethyldihydropteridine diphosphokinase; this translates as MSHEQHTAFIGIGSNLGNRIENIRKAVNLINETEGIQLLAVSSVYESLPFGNHNQQNFYNAVIKIQTNLTPFKLFELLKKFELMLGRIHRAHWGPREIDLDILLFNNLILSDDVLTLPHKEMHLRDFVLLPLAEIDRKVIHPVYKLTADQLLNKIKDRTIISKIDEKILKEEKEIG
- a CDS encoding glycosyltransferase family 9 protein; translation: MAKENFLSDLIIASLRKLLEVPEKNSTELTQIKKILIVRQHNQLGDLLAGISLLRAIKEKFPDASLTIILSKENFKGLLKNRFIDEHFVFDKTKLFNPFYLIRLIKLLRRKYDAVFVPVTVSISFTSNLLARISNSKIRVGPKSLDGKINDSQYFFDRRINIDWRKHPDSHVAERILDLVRPFGIDTNDFTSEINFDDNDISVAKKFLSEIKKENSSLVIGLHVGAGKPQNRWSLQKYVELIELLNQNFNCTFFLTGSDADNEELNYVKSKSLVELPVFKNMEITQVAALISLADLFITNDTGTMHIAGSTKTPQISLFGPTNPYNWAPIGANKFFIRKTELIDDITVQDVYELASQIIKNRTKDEN